The DNA region GTACGGACCCTGCTCGAGTTCACCACCGCCTGACGACGAGCCTGCCGAACGGAGGGATCCATCGTGAACACCTCAGGACACCCGACGAACCCGCCGCCGGAGCGTCAGCTGCGGCTGCTGCGGGACATGGCCACCCGGCATCCGCTCGCCATCACGGTCATCGGTGCGCTGGCGCTGCTGGCGACCGCGGGCACGCTGGCGTTGCCGTGGGCGGTGGGTCAGCTGATCGCGAACCTCGGTCAGGGTGAGACCGCCCGCTGGACGACGCTGATGATCGCCTTCGGGCTCGGCTCGGCGCTGGCCAACACCCTGGCAACCTTCCTGCTCTCCCGGCTCGGCCAGCAGATGATCTGCCGGCTGCGGGTGCGGACCATGGGCCACGTACTGCGGCTGCCACTGGCCGACGTCCGCCGGGAGGGCAGCGGCAACCTCGTCTCCCGGATCACCGCAGACACCTCCCGGATCAAGAAACTGATCGACGTGGGCCCGATCCAGCTGCCCATCGCCGGCCTCACGGTCGTCGGCACGCTGGTGATCATGGGCCTGCTGGACTGGCGCCTGCTCGTGGTGACCGTCGGCGCCTTCCTCGTCGCGGCCGCCCTGATCGTGCTGGTCGTCAAACGGCTGCGACGCAGCTACGTGGCGGTGCAGGAGAGCACCGGCACGCTCGCCCAGCGCTTCGCGGCGGCGGTCGACGCGGTCAAGGTGATCAAGACGTACCGGGCAGAGCGGAGCGTCACCACCGACCTGGCCGAGAACGCCACGACGGTGGCCCGCCGGGAGATCGACGCGGCCCGGATGGAGGCGTTGATGACCCCGGTGGTGAACCTCGGCCAGCAGATCGCTCTCGTGGCGGTCGTCAGCACCGGTGGCGCGCGGTTGGTCGCAGGTGGACTGAGCCTGGCGGACTTCGTCTCCTTCCTGCTCTACCTGCTGCAGCTGACCGGTCCGTTCATGATGGTGGCGGCCGGGGTGACGGCATTGCGGATGGGCGCGGTGGCCCGGGACCGGTTCACCGGCCTGTTCGCGATGCCGACCGAGGAGTCGGCGGCGCCGACTGGTCTCCCCGCCACCGTCACCGACGGGTCGGCCGCACCCGCCGACAAGCTGGCCACGCCCGCCGACAAGCTGGCCACGCCCATCGGCAGCCTGGCCGCGCCGCCCACGGCCGCCGTCCGGTTCGACCGGGTACGGTTCGGCTACGGCGCCGACCCGGTGCTGTGCGACGTCTCGTTCACGGTGCCACTGCGCGGCCTGACGGCGATGGTCGGGCTCTCCGGTGCCGGGAAGACCACCGCCGTGGAGCTGATCCAGCGCTTCGCCGACGTCGACCGGGGCAGCATCGAGGTGCTGGGGCGCGACGTCCGGCACTGGTCGCTCGCCGAGCTGCGCGGCCGGATCGCCTACGTCGACCAGGCGGCCAGTTCGGTACAGGACACCATCCGGCGCAACCTGACCCTGGGCCGGGCCGACAACGCGTTCTCCGACGGCGAGCTGATGACCGTGCTGCAACAGGTGGGGCTGGCCGAGGAGGTCCGACGACTGCCGGACGGGCTGGACACCGTACTCGCCGGGGACGTCGACCTGTCCGGCGGTCAGCGGCAGCGGCTCGCGATCGCCCGGGCGATGCTGACCGATGCCCCGGTGGTGCTGCTCGACGAGCCGTCGTCGCATCTGGACAGCGTCAACGAAGGAAAGCTGCGCGACCTGGTCGACGAGTTGGCGGCGACCCGCGCCGTCCTGGTGGTCGCGCACCGAATCTCCACGATACGTCACGCCGACCACGTGGTGGTCCTGGAAGCCGGCGAGGTCGTCGGCCAGGGCGGGCACGACGAGCTGCTGCGTGACTGCGCCACCTACACCAACCTGGTCCACGGTCAGATGCTTGCCACGGGAGCCCACCGATGACCGACTTCTCGATCATGATGCCGTTCGCTCCGCAACGACCCGAGCAGATGCTGCCGTTCGCGGCACTCACCCAGTGGAGCCCGGCCGCCTGCCTCTGGCAGGGTCAGGGCAACGTGGGGGACACCCACATCAGTTTCGCCCACGCAGCCGCAGCCGGATTCCGGGTACCGACGGGCACCTCGGTCAACCTGATGCCCTTCCTGCACCCGTACGACGCGGCGCTGCGCGCGCAGACGTTGGCGGCGACCACCGGGAACCGCGTCGTCGCCGGGTTCGGCCCAGGCGGGGCGTCGCTGCAGCGGGGCATCCTGGGGGCACCGTACCGCAGCCAGCTCGGCGCGGTCCGGGAGTACGTGACCGTGGTGCGTTCCCTGCTGGACACCGGCGAGGTACACCACGAGGGCGAGTACTTCACCTGCCGAATGGTGATGGCCCGCTACCCCCGACCACTCGTGGAGATCGGCCTGGGCGTGCTGCGGCCCCGGATGGCGGAGCTCGCCGGCGAGGTCGCCGACGTGGCGATCACCTGGCTGACATCCGCCGCGTACCTGCGGGAGACGCTGGTGCCCGCTCTGCGTCGGGGTGCGCAGCGGGCCGGTCGCCGTCCGCCCCGGCTGGTCGCGATCGTCCCGATGGCCCTGCGCGCCGACGGCCGCGACCCGGTCGAGTTGGCGCTGACCAGCAACTCGGGGCACATGCGACTGCCGCACTACGTGGACATGCTGCAGCGCTCCGGGATCGAAGTGGACATGGCCGCCGATCCCCGGGCCAGTGGCCGGGCGCTCGTCGACGGCGGGGCCTTCCTCTACGGCGACCGCGACGAACTCGCGGTCGCGGTCAAGGAGTTCGTCGCGGCCGGCGCCGACGAGGTGGCCTTCAACATGGCCGGCGTCTGCATGCTGTACGGGGCCCGCCGGACCCTCGGCGAGCTGGAGACGGTCCTGGAAAGTGTGGCGTCATGAGCGTGCCGCCGCCCCTGGAGTTCCTGGACCCGCCGGAGCTGGCGATGCGGCGGCTGCTCTTCGTCGTCACCGGCTCGGCATCGGCCAGCACCGTGCCGACCTGGCTGAACTGGATCCGGGACACGTACCCGCGACTCGACCTGGCGGTGGTGGCGACCCGCAACGCGCTGCGGTTCGTCACCCGCGAGGCCCTTGGCCTGCGCACCAGCCACGAGGTCGTCGTCGACAGCTGGGACGACTGTGTCCGGGCCCGCCACGTCGAGCACGCCGAGTGGGCCGACGCGGTCCTGGTCTACCCGGCGACGCTGCACTTCGTCGCCCGCTTCGCCCTCGGCCTGGCCGACACCCCGACCCTGCTGGCGTTGCAGTGCACCCGCGCCGCGATCGGCCTGGCCCCGGCGCTGCCCCCGGGCGGTCTGGACAGCCCGGCGTTCCAGCGGCACTGGGCCACCCTGGCCGAGCGGGGCAACGTCGCGCTCGTTCCGCCGATGCCGGGCCGCAGTCTGACCACCGGCCGCGACGACGGCTGGGTGTGCCCGCCGTTGCCGGAGGCGTTGCGGCGGTTGGAGCAGCGCCGGCTGAGCCTGGAACCGGAACCGGAACTGGAACCGCCGGCGGCGGCGCTGGCCGGTGCCGGGTCCGCCGACGGCGGCGGGGTGACCGGATGAGTACGGCCGTCGCCGCACCGGTCACCCGCGACTTCGGCACCGGACTGCTGCGTACGCAGGTGCGACCGCTGCCCGACGGTGGCCACCGCTGGCACCGCCGGCCCGGCCCGCTCGCGCCCCGACCGTTCGTGCCGTCCGTCGTCGGCCTGGCCGAGCGGCTCGGCCGGTCGGACGGGTCCGCCCCGGTGCGGTGGGTCGCCGGCCGGGCGAACGGCCCGCAGCGCAGCTACGACGTACGCGGCAACCGCGCGGTGGCCGGCCGGCTGCTGCAGGACGGTCCGACCGACGACCTCGTCGAGCTGCTGCACGGCTACGGCCGCTGTCTGCGTGCCCTGCACGCCGTCGACCCCGACGAGGTCGGGGTCGACGGCGACGGGCCGCCGCGCGGCCTGGCCCGCTTCACGACCTGGTTGGACGGTCGTGCACCACAGCCCCGGGCCGCGTACGCAGAGTCGATGCTGCGTCCCCGGCTCGGCCGTGCGGCGCTGGCCCGGCTGCGCGAGCACACCGGGCGGATCGCGGCGGCCGAGCAGGTGCTGTGCCACGGCGCACCGGGCCTCGGCGCGTTGGTGATCGCCGATCCGGGTCCGGGCGCGGACGCGTTGATCGGTGAGGACCTCTGCCGCGCACCCTGGTGGTTCGACCTCGGCTGGACCCTCGGTGAGCTGATCGAGCTGCAGTGGTACCTCGGTGGGAACCGGTCGGCCTGGCAACGTTTGATCGATGCGCTGCTGCGCGGCTACGGGCGTGACCTCGACGACCGGTGGCGGGACACGGTGGCCCTGCGGGTGCTGCTGCACGTGCACGACTACACGGCCTACGTGGGTTGGGACGCGACGGTGTTCGACAAGTACACCGGGTTCGCCCGTTACCTGCTGTCGCGGTGAGGTGTGCGATGAGCGTACCGACGGGGTACCAACCGCCGCCCGTACTGCTGCGCCGCACCCTGCCGAACGGGTTGCGGGTGGTGCTGGTGGCCCACTGGCCCACCCCGCGGGCCGCGGTGAGTGTCCACTACGGCGTCGGGTTCCGCCACGAAGCGCCCGGCCAGGAAGGGCTGGCGCACCTGGTCGAACACCTGATGTTCCGGGGCAGCGCGAATCTGCCGCCGGGCAGCTTCTACGACACCCTGCACCCGCTCGGTGGGACCGCGAACGGCACCACGCACGCCGACTACACCGACTACTTCCAGGTGGTCCCGGCGCAGGCCGTGGAGCAGGCGTTGTTCCGCGAGGCAGACCGGATGCGCGCCCCGCTGTTCACCGCCGGGGAGTTGGCCAGTCAGCTCGACGAGGTGGGCCGGGAGATCGCCGGGACGCGTGACCGCCGCCCGTACGGCGGTCTGCCGTGGCCGGGCCTGCCGGCGGTGATGTTCCGCTCCTTCGCCAACGCTCACGACGGGTACGGCGACATCGACCAGCTGCGACGGCTGACCGTCGACGACTGTGCCGCGTTCGTCGACGCCACCTACGTACCGTCGCGGGCGGTGCTGACCATCGTCGCCCCCGGCGCGCCGGAGACGGTGTGGCCGCTGGTCGAGCGACACTTCGCCGACATCCCGGACCGGCACCGGCCGACGGTGCCATCGGAGCATGAGCCACCGGCGGCGGCGCGGCGGGTCACCCGGGTGGTGCCGGCGGTCGACCGGGCGGCGGTGGCGCTCGGCTACCGGCTGCCGGATCCGGCGCGGGCGCTGCCGGATCATCTGGCGTACCTGGTGCTGGCCCGGATGGCCAGCGGCTGGCGCGGTCCAGACGGCGCGGCACGGGCCGAGGCCGGCTGTGGCTTCTTCGGGCCGTTGGACGCCCGCGCACCGGACGCGTTGGTGGTGACTTCGGTGCTGGCGCCCCGGCAGCGCCCGGACGATTTCGTGACGGAGCTGACTGCGCGGTGGCGCCAGCTGGCCGACCCGGACCGGCTGGCGACCGCCGCCCACCGGGCCGCGACGGCCGTGGCGGCGACCTACCGCCGTACGCATGCCCGGCTGGATCAGCGGTGTCGTGCGCTGGGCCGGTTCGAGCTGCTGTTCGGCCGGGCCGAACTGGTCGACGAGCTGCCTGGGCTGATCGCGGGCACCTCCGCCGAGCGGGTCGCCCGGGCCGCCCGGGAGGTGGCGGACGCACCGGTGGCCATGCTGGTGCTCGGTCCGCCCGACGTCGCCGCCCCGTCCGCTCCGGCGGCGGTCCCGGCGGCGTTCCCGGTGGCGGTCCCGGCGGCAGGGCCGGAGGCGGAGTCGACGCCGGTCCCGCCGGTCCCGCCGGTCCCGCCGGAAACAGGGTCGACGTCGACCGACGCCGCACCGGTGACAGCTGCCCGGCTGGCCGCACGGTCGGCCGGGCACCGGTCGATGCCGGCGCTGGCCCGACCGGTTGCGCCGAGGCTCGCCGGCGCGCGGCAGGTGCGGTTGCCGACCGGACTGCGGGTGGTCGCCGTACCGGACGACCGCGCCGATCTGGTCGAGCTACGGTTGCGGGTCCCATTGGGCCCGGCCGGGTGGGGTGACCCCGGTCGCGCCGGTGACCTGCTGCGGGTGCTGGCCGCCCGGACCAGTGCCGCCGGACGGGTCGCCGCCGTCGGCGGCGAGCTGCGGCTGGGGCAGGACGGGCAGTGGGCCGACGTGGACGCCTGGGC from Solwaraspora sp. WMMD791 includes:
- a CDS encoding flavoprotein, with the translated sequence MSVPPPLEFLDPPELAMRRLLFVVTGSASASTVPTWLNWIRDTYPRLDLAVVATRNALRFVTREALGLRTSHEVVVDSWDDCVRARHVEHAEWADAVLVYPATLHFVARFALGLADTPTLLALQCTRAAIGLAPALPPGGLDSPAFQRHWATLAERGNVALVPPMPGRSLTTGRDDGWVCPPLPEALRRLEQRRLSLEPEPELEPPAAALAGAGSADGGGVTG
- a CDS encoding LLM class flavin-dependent oxidoreductase produces the protein MTDFSIMMPFAPQRPEQMLPFAALTQWSPAACLWQGQGNVGDTHISFAHAAAAGFRVPTGTSVNLMPFLHPYDAALRAQTLAATTGNRVVAGFGPGGASLQRGILGAPYRSQLGAVREYVTVVRSLLDTGEVHHEGEYFTCRMVMARYPRPLVEIGLGVLRPRMAELAGEVADVAITWLTSAAYLRETLVPALRRGAQRAGRRPPRLVAIVPMALRADGRDPVELALTSNSGHMRLPHYVDMLQRSGIEVDMAADPRASGRALVDGGAFLYGDRDELAVAVKEFVAAGADEVAFNMAGVCMLYGARRTLGELETVLESVAS
- a CDS encoding ABC transporter ATP-binding protein, translating into MNTSGHPTNPPPERQLRLLRDMATRHPLAITVIGALALLATAGTLALPWAVGQLIANLGQGETARWTTLMIAFGLGSALANTLATFLLSRLGQQMICRLRVRTMGHVLRLPLADVRREGSGNLVSRITADTSRIKKLIDVGPIQLPIAGLTVVGTLVIMGLLDWRLLVVTVGAFLVAAALIVLVVKRLRRSYVAVQESTGTLAQRFAAAVDAVKVIKTYRAERSVTTDLAENATTVARREIDAARMEALMTPVVNLGQQIALVAVVSTGGARLVAGGLSLADFVSFLLYLLQLTGPFMMVAAGVTALRMGAVARDRFTGLFAMPTEESAAPTGLPATVTDGSAAPADKLATPADKLATPIGSLAAPPTAAVRFDRVRFGYGADPVLCDVSFTVPLRGLTAMVGLSGAGKTTAVELIQRFADVDRGSIEVLGRDVRHWSLAELRGRIAYVDQAASSVQDTIRRNLTLGRADNAFSDGELMTVLQQVGLAEEVRRLPDGLDTVLAGDVDLSGGQRQRLAIARAMLTDAPVVLLDEPSSHLDSVNEGKLRDLVDELAATRAVLVVAHRISTIRHADHVVVLEAGEVVGQGGHDELLRDCATYTNLVHGQMLATGAHR
- a CDS encoding M16 family metallopeptidase → MSVPTGYQPPPVLLRRTLPNGLRVVLVAHWPTPRAAVSVHYGVGFRHEAPGQEGLAHLVEHLMFRGSANLPPGSFYDTLHPLGGTANGTTHADYTDYFQVVPAQAVEQALFREADRMRAPLFTAGELASQLDEVGREIAGTRDRRPYGGLPWPGLPAVMFRSFANAHDGYGDIDQLRRLTVDDCAAFVDATYVPSRAVLTIVAPGAPETVWPLVERHFADIPDRHRPTVPSEHEPPAAARRVTRVVPAVDRAAVALGYRLPDPARALPDHLAYLVLARMASGWRGPDGAARAEAGCGFFGPLDARAPDALVVTSVLAPRQRPDDFVTELTARWRQLADPDRLATAAHRAATAVAATYRRTHARLDQRCRALGRFELLFGRAELVDELPGLIAGTSAERVARAAREVADAPVAMLVLGPPDVAAPSAPAAVPAAFPVAVPAAGPEAESTPVPPVPPVPPETGSTSTDAAPVTAARLAARSAGHRSMPALARPVAPRLAGARQVRLPTGLRVVAVPDDRADLVELRLRVPLGPAGWGDPGRAGDLLRVLAARTSAAGRVAAVGGELRLGQDGQWADVDAWAPTGGLPELLRVLADVVTPGELPRWRPLPGDGPPASPARRMDDALRRVWAGRPPVVAAPDDLTALHRQVFVPAGAVLVLVAPLAAEALVAEATAALADWRGTDTGGAPGPDTAAPPQLIVVPEPEVVADGGQVHLTLCGREPSGGSAEPARYLATALLGGHPAARLAQRCRRLGYADEVMLARRDVLAGHRRAAVRLSVPRRRLARSVADVRAEVRELIGVPPTVEELTTVRRYCAAQLLTAFDSPAQLADALRHTTAAGRGLDWVVRRPQLLRTPDPQQVSAAVGDLFGDLDHVVVLGAGSVDLVDFP
- a CDS encoding phosphotransferase; this encodes MSTAVAAPVTRDFGTGLLRTQVRPLPDGGHRWHRRPGPLAPRPFVPSVVGLAERLGRSDGSAPVRWVAGRANGPQRSYDVRGNRAVAGRLLQDGPTDDLVELLHGYGRCLRALHAVDPDEVGVDGDGPPRGLARFTTWLDGRAPQPRAAYAESMLRPRLGRAALARLREHTGRIAAAEQVLCHGAPGLGALVIADPGPGADALIGEDLCRAPWWFDLGWTLGELIELQWYLGGNRSAWQRLIDALLRGYGRDLDDRWRDTVALRVLLHVHDYTAYVGWDATVFDKYTGFARYLLSR